Proteins encoded together in one Ipomoea triloba cultivar NCNSP0323 chromosome 4, ASM357664v1 window:
- the LOC116015613 gene encoding ankyrin repeat-containing protein At5g02620-like, translated as MEAAAEPPVGRKKMTKQLTGKREDTALHSAARAGNIASMKEIFENSGEEELAEVLVKQNFAGETALYVAAEYGYVDLVGEMIKYYDLVAAGIKAKNGFDALHIAAKQGDLDVVKVLMEAHPELSMTVDVSNTTALHTAATQGHIEVVNYLLERESSLAAIAKSNGKTALHSAARNGHLQVVKAILSKEPGLANRVDKKGQTALHMAVKGQNLGLVEELIRSDPSSINTVDNKGNTYLHIATRKGRVKIVKLLLDQRQIDTVMVNRSGETALDTAEKMGQSDVAAMLQEHGVQSAKAIKPKVTNPAKELKQTVSDIKHEVHNQLEHTRQTRRRIQGIAKRLNKMHTEGLNNAINSNTVVAVLIATVAFAAIFTVPGQYADNPHNIPPGLSLGEANIAPQAPFIIFLVFDSIALFISLAVVVVQTSVVVIESKAKKQLMAVINKLMWLACVLISVAFLALSFVVVGKKERWMAIVVTIIGTTILATTLGTMCYWVIMHRIESANKKSIQMNSQHSRSRSFSVSVLSDSEILNNDFRKMYAI; from the exons ATGGAGGCGGCGGCGGAGCCACCGGTTGGCCGGAAAAAGATGACGAAGCAGTTGACCGGAAAGCGGGAGGATACGGCCTTGCATTCTGCAGCAAGAGCCGGGAACATTGCTTCTATGAAAGAGATATTTGAAAactctggagaagaagaattggCAGAGGTGTTGGTGAAGCAAAATTTCGCCGGAGAAACAGCCTTATACGTGGCGGCCGAGTACGGCTATGTTGATTTGGTCGGAGAAATGATCAAGTATTACGACCTTGTGGCCGCCGGAATCAAAGCCAAGAACGGCTTTGACGCCCTCCACATTGCCGCAAAACAAGGAGATTTAG ATGTTGTGAAGGTTCTAATGGAGGCTCACCCGGAGCTGTCGATGACGGTGGACGTGTCGAATACCACGGCCTTACACACGGCTGCAACGCAAGGGCACATAGAGGTGGTGAACTATCTATTGGAGCGAGAGAGCAGCTTGGCAGCCATAGCTAAAAGCAATGGCAAAACAGCCTTGCATTCTGCAGCCAGAAACGGGCATTTGCAGGTTGTGAAGGCGATTTTGAGTAAAGAACCCGGGCTGGCTAACAGGGTGGATAAAAAGGGGCAGACTGCTCTTCACATGGCTGTCAAGGGCCAAAATCTTGGACTGGTGGAGGAGCTCATCAGATCTGATCCTTCATCCATAAACACTGTAGATAACAAGGGGAATACATATTTGCACATAGCAACTCGAAAAGGCCGAGTTAAG ATTGTTAAGCTGTTGTTAGACCAGAGGCAAATAGATACAGTAATGGTGAATAGGTCAGGTGAGACAGCACTTGACACAGCAGAGAAAATGGGGCAATCTGATGTGGCTGCAATGCTGCAAGAGCATGGGGTTCAGAGTGCTAAAGCTATCAAACCTAAAGTGACAAATCCAGCCAAGGAATTGAAGCAAACCGTGAGCGACATAAAGCACGAAGTCCACAACCAGTTAGAGCACACGCGACAGACCAGAAGACGCATCCAAGGCATAGCGAAACGCCTGAACAAGATGCACACCGAAGGCCTAAACAACGCGATCAACTCGAACACGGTTGTGGCAGTGCTGATAGCCACAGTGGCCTTTGCTGCCATCTTCACGGTCCCGGGGCAATACGCTGATAATCCTCACAACATCCCCCCGGGGCTGTCCCTGGGAGAAGCCAACATAGCGCCACAGGCCCCGTTCATAATCTTCCTGGTTTTCGACTCCATCGCTCTGTTCATATCCCTGGCTGTGGTGGTTGTTCAGACCTCGGTCGTGGTGATCGAAAGCAAGGCAAAGAAGCAGTTGATGGCCGTGATAAACAAGCTAATGTGGCTGGCTTGTGTGCTGATATCGGTCGCCTTCTTGGCTCTGTCGTTCGTGGTCgttggaaagaaagaaagatggatGGCTATAGTTGTGACAATCATAGGCACAACCATCTTGGCTACCACTCTGGGCACAATGTGTTATTGGGTGATTATGCATAGAATTGAGTCTGCAAACAAGAAGAGCATCCAAATGAACTCTCAACACAGCAGATCCAGGTCCTTCTCTGTATCAGTTCTTTCTGATTCTGAAATTCTCAACAATGATTTCAGGAAAATGTATGCtatataa
- the LOC116016184 gene encoding probable LRR receptor-like serine/threonine-protein kinase At1g05700 → MDYHILVPIVALLVVSVSALNSVNIDCGSSSSSYKDENGISWSGDDDIFMQNGGSQAVQATNSINSPVLNSLRFFTSGKKNCYNVEVVEDSQYLIRASFYYGNYDNKASPPTFDLLLDENLWAAIVFEKDEPVHEEVIYVTKWPIVSVCVAQTKPAQFPFMSALQVSNLDSSMYAGFSSPSFLQLATRAAFGSNVTISRCILNNVCRYPDDDYDRIWGTNGGNMILENNAPSIDVSIADNPPEAVLRNALTTSKTSIETAIPALPFPLYINMYFSEVAELNSTQQRSFVMYLGKEPVSDTISPPYGGVREESFNFTVTSDTVLSLSATSDSTLPPLVNAMEIFLVRQQTQDSTNINDWTALVALQKTFAVLEEGSDPCLPAPFSWDWVNCSTDAKPRITTLHLAGYGLSGELPEDLGTMDALESIDLGNNSLRGPIPEFLSKLRNLKYLNLADNEFSGPIPASLSTNKNLQLIVTGNPDTCATGKSCETKDIPASPGSPPPPKSSIRKKKKGGNKLGLILGITIPVGLIIWGLVLTVVILHLRRKRAPVSMAAPITELANQQTSQKA, encoded by the exons ATGGATTACCATATCCTTGTGCCCATTGTAGCTCTCCTTGTCGTGTCCGTCTCAGCTTTGA ATTCTGTCAACATCGATTGTGGCTCATCGTCTTCCTCGTACAAAGACGAAAACGGGATTTCATGGTCGGGCGATGACGACATATTCATGCAGAATGGCGGTTCCCAGGCGGTGCAAGCTACCAACTCCATTAACTCTCCAGTCCTAAACTCTCTGAGATTTTTCACCTCCGGGAAGAAGAACTGCTACAACGTGGAAGTCGTCGAGGATTCACAGTACTTAATACGTGCGAGCTTTTACTACGGAAACTACGACAACAAAGCCTCCCCTCCAACGTTTGACTTGCTGCTGGACGAGAATCTGTGGGCGGCAATTGTTTTTGAAAAGGATGAACCCGTTCACGAAGAAGTTATCTATGTGACAAAATGGCCCATTGTTAGCGTCTGCGTTGCTCAAACAAAGCCTGCCCAATTTCCATTCATGTCAGCTCTTCAAGTTAGTAACTTGGATTCATCCATGTATGCTGGCTTCTCGTCCCCATCTTTTCTTCAACTGGCAACCAGAGCTGCTTTTGGATCCAATGTAACTATCAG TAGATGCATATTGAATAATGTATGTAGATATCCAGATGATGATTATGACCGAATATGGGGTACTAATGGCGGTAATATGATCCTTGAAAACAATGCTCCCTCCATTGATGTATCCATCGCCGATAATCCACCGGAGGCAGTTCTGCGAAACGCGCTGACAACCTCAAAAACATCGATAGAGACCGCCATTCCGGCGCTGCCCTTCCCGCTCTATATAAACATGTATTTCTCCGAAGTGGCTGAGCTCAACTCCACTCAACAGAGATCCTTCGTGATGTACTTAGGCAAAGAACCCGTCTCCGACACCATATCGCCGCCCTACGGCGGCGTACGTGAAGAGAGTTTCAACTTCACGGTTACTTCCGACACCGTGCTCTCCCTGTCGGCTACTTCCGACTCCACTCTTCCCCCTCTCGTCAACGCCATGGAGATCTTCTTGGTTCGCCAACAAACCCAAGATTCTACCAACATAAATGATT GGACAGCATTAGTAGCCCTGCAAAAGACATTCGCAGTGCTGGAGGAGGGGAGTGATCCATGTCTCCCGGCGCCGTTTTCATGGGACTGGGTCAACTGTAGCACCGATGCTAAACCTCGTATCACAACCTT GCATCTTGCAGGTTATGGATTGTCAGGGGAACTTCCAGAAGATCTTGGTACAATGGATGCCCTTGAATCAAT AGATCTGGGGAATAACAGTTTACGTGGACCTATTCCAGAGTTTCTCAGCAAGCTGCGAAACCTTAAATATTT AAATTTGGCAGATAATGAGTTCAGTGGTCCTATTCCTGCTTCACTGTCAACCAACAAAAACTTGCAGCTAAT AGTAACTGGAAATCCAGATACGTGTGCCACCGGTAAGTCATGTGAGACGAAAGATATTCCGGCGTCTCCTGGGAGTCCACCGCCGCCTAAATCTTCCAtcagaaagaagaaaaagggtGGGAATAAGCTTGGACTAATACTAGGCATAACAATTCCGGTAGGACTTATAATCTGGGGTTTGGTTCTTACTGTGGTTATACTGCATTTGAGGAGAAAAAGAGCCCCTGTTTCAATGGCGGCTCCCATCACTGAGCTTGCTAATCAGCAAACCTCACAAAAGGCATAG
- the LOC116017519 gene encoding uncharacterized protein LOC116017519: protein MTSVCISNCVKDARVPVRATYVNLYKWPESDAEFIRSMSAGAGTGVPHPRVVDSISCRQLYLRSYTFSREESKKEETVKCYGRGRDGVGEKGTRRRRKSRGRESGSDDGDRRRRKKCAGLGRVKEVSSAVVVSVFRRLLSCTTKVDVVG from the coding sequence ATGACATCTGTTTGCATATCAAATTGTGTGAAAGATGCCCGAGTCCCCGTCAGAGCCACCTACGTAAACCTCTACAAGTGGCCGGAATCCGACGCCGAGTTCATCCGCTCAATGAGCGCCGGCGCCGGCACCGGGGTCCCCCACCCTAGGGTGGTGGACAGCATTTCATGCAGGCAACTGTACTTGAGAAGCTACACTTTTTCCAGGGAAGAGAGTAAGAAGGAGGAGACGGTGAAGTGCTACGGGAGAGGCAGAGACGGGGTTGGGGAGAAGGGgacgaggaggaggaggaagtcTCGCGGCCGTGAAAGTGGCAGCGACGACGGAGATCGTCGCCGGAGGAAGAAATGCGCGGGGTTGGGAAGGGTAAAGGAAGTGTCTTCGGCTGTTGTGGTTTCCGTCTTCCGGAGGTTGCTATCTTGCACTACCAAAGTTGATGTGGTTGGTTGA
- the LOC116016656 gene encoding histone H4: MSGRGKGGKGLGKGGAKRHRKVLRDNIQGITKPAIRRLARRGGVKRISGLIYEETRGVLKIFLENVIRDAVTYTEHARRKTVTAMDVVYALKRQGRTLYGFGG; encoded by the coding sequence ATGTCGGGTCGGGGAAAAGGAGGTAAGGGATTGGGAAAGGGAGGAGCGAAGCGTCACAGGAAGGTCCTCCGCGATAACATCCAGGGTATTACCAAGCCGGCGATCCGTAGGCTGGCCCGTAGAGGCGGCGTGAAGCGTATCAGCGGGCTCATATACGAGGAGACTCGCGGCGTTTTGAAGATCTTTCTGGAGAATGTGATTAGGGATGCCGTTACCTACACTGAGCACGCTCGCCGTAAGACGGTTACTGCCATGGACGTGGTGTATGCGCTGAAAAGGCAGGGTAGGACTCTCTATGGGTTCGGCGGTTGA